In a single window of the Haloprofundus halobius genome:
- a CDS encoding DUF6166 domain-containing protein: protein MSGISDPHSHVQSRTSADPDVIYVGYRRRGRAIVEKQSDQEQLTPERSLELANHSPSGFEWGYGGSGPAQLALALLLDYTDDEEVALAEYKAFKTEVVSQLECTGSDNCWRLTGHEIGATLREIVDDPVAPSVN, encoded by the coding sequence ATGAGTGGAATCAGCGACCCACATTCGCACGTACAGTCACGGACCTCGGCTGATCCCGACGTCATCTACGTCGGTTACCGTCGTCGAGGCCGCGCCATCGTCGAGAAGCAATCGGACCAAGAACAGCTCACGCCAGAGCGGAGTCTCGAGCTGGCGAATCACAGTCCTTCGGGCTTCGAATGGGGATATGGTGGCAGCGGGCCGGCCCAACTCGCACTTGCCCTCCTGCTCGATTACACTGACGATGAAGAGGTGGCACTGGCGGAGTACAAGGCGTTTAAGACCGAAGTGGTGAGCCAGCTAGAGTGTACAGGATCCGACAACTGCTGGCGACTCACCGGACACGAGATAGGTGCCACCCTTCGTGAGATAGTCGACGATCCAGTCGCACCGTCCGTCAACTAA
- a CDS encoding DUF7389 domain-containing protein produces the protein MSEHTQQPRTSAESPQNRERQAPTEYVERSDVGVSLTVKLTRGTGTRDQDKITAKVKGKTLEDAREDMETLREYIHDLAEDTRQIQPADPHE, from the coding sequence ATGTCAGAACACACCCAGCAGCCTCGTACAAGCGCAGAATCGCCGCAGAACCGTGAGCGTCAGGCACCAACCGAGTACGTCGAGCGAAGCGATGTCGGCGTCTCACTCACCGTCAAACTCACTCGCGGTACTGGCACCCGCGACCAAGACAAGATCACGGCCAAAGTGAAGGGTAAGACGCTCGAAGACGCCCGCGAGGATATGGAAACCCTCCGCGAGTATATCCACGACCTCGCTGAGGACACTCGCCAGATCCAGCCAGCCGACCCACACGAATAG
- a CDS encoding winged helix-turn-helix domain-containing protein, with product MYEVCGEKELKVILALDPRDSISGIARKIDENRETIRRVVNRLEEAGYVVYDDGLHLVDQTIRDASLEFLTAAADTSPPSISEAYVLPQFAGMEYAYTGIDAVYVWTRGGYQVARDPGDYPLFIAVHESELDAWAEFFDRFGIPTAEDRQPADDLNSAIQVVLKPRPQIEAEMVDGRPVISLQETVAFANEHYAHFQSALDMLGRMYDSVDTDANYRPPNVEF from the coding sequence ATGTACGAAGTGTGCGGTGAGAAGGAACTCAAGGTCATCCTCGCCCTCGACCCAAGAGATTCCATCTCCGGCATCGCGCGGAAGATCGACGAGAACCGGGAGACGATTCGGCGCGTCGTGAATCGCCTCGAAGAGGCGGGATACGTCGTGTACGACGATGGACTCCATCTCGTCGATCAGACAATCCGAGACGCCAGTCTCGAGTTCCTGACGGCGGCAGCAGACACCTCGCCACCGTCGATCTCGGAGGCGTACGTCCTCCCCCAATTCGCGGGGATGGAGTATGCTTATACCGGCATCGATGCAGTCTACGTCTGGACCCGCGGTGGCTACCAGGTCGCTCGCGATCCGGGGGATTATCCGCTGTTCATCGCCGTCCACGAATCCGAACTCGACGCCTGGGCGGAGTTCTTCGATCGATTCGGAATCCCGACTGCAGAGGATCGCCAGCCCGCTGACGACCTCAATAGTGCGATTCAGGTGGTACTCAAGCCGCGGCCACAGATCGAGGCCGAGATGGTCGACGGACGGCCCGTTATCTCCCTCCAAGAAACCGTAGCGTTCGCAAACGAGCACTACGCGCACTTCCAGTCAGCACTCGACATGCTCGGCCGCATGTACGACAGCGTCGACACTGACGCGAACTACCGTCCACCTAACGTAGAGTTCTGA
- a CDS encoding ATP-binding protein: MDQFVNRIDELDRLQTLYESGTAELAIIYGRRQIGKSELVRQSIADRDDAVYYQAVQGTATTQLRRFVEAAASTYPDITAVKEEWEPLLTYLTDRDAIIVIDEFPYLIESNEGLPSVIQHLWDTAVDESQATLVLTGSAIGMIHTHVLDGGAPLYGRVSQTPNGRLELTQLPFRSIQEFVPTYDPEERVFVYGVFGGTPRYLSPLDPSQSLGENITRLLCDPDGPLHDEPETVLQMELNEVNTYFSVLESMASGNRSRNEIAQGAGIESTNTSYYFDRLETLQIIEKHHPALADPARSKRTRYKIRDPVFRFYFRYLYGREGQYELYGENAYADLIEPELPDFVSETFESLCHQAVPALYADYQLTQVPSQWWYKGQEVDVVAPTDESTLIAGEAKFTNTPLGYDVLADLEDDVEQIDWTPTGGGEPTYEFALFSRSGFKRSVEEAADERDDLRLFDLSDIVAILESGPTH, encoded by the coding sequence ATGGACCAGTTCGTCAATCGTATCGATGAACTCGATCGGTTGCAGACCCTCTATGAGAGTGGCACTGCAGAACTCGCAATCATCTATGGGCGCCGCCAGATCGGCAAGAGCGAACTCGTCCGCCAATCGATTGCCGACCGCGACGATGCCGTGTACTATCAGGCAGTCCAAGGGACAGCGACGACACAGCTCAGGCGATTCGTCGAGGCAGCAGCGTCGACCTATCCCGACATCACGGCCGTCAAAGAGGAGTGGGAACCGCTCTTAACGTATCTCACCGACAGAGACGCCATCATCGTTATCGACGAATTCCCGTACCTCATCGAATCGAACGAGGGACTTCCCTCTGTCATTCAACATCTGTGGGATACAGCTGTCGACGAGAGTCAGGCGACGCTCGTACTCACAGGCTCTGCAATCGGCATGATCCATACCCACGTCCTCGACGGCGGTGCGCCACTCTACGGCCGGGTGTCCCAGACACCGAATGGCCGCCTCGAACTCACCCAGCTGCCGTTTCGCTCCATCCAAGAGTTCGTGCCGACGTACGATCCCGAAGAACGGGTGTTCGTCTATGGCGTCTTCGGCGGCACACCCCGATATCTCAGCCCGCTCGATCCATCACAGAGCCTCGGAGAGAACATCACGCGGCTGCTGTGCGACCCGGATGGCCCACTCCACGACGAGCCCGAAACCGTCCTCCAGATGGAGCTCAACGAGGTGAACACGTATTTTTCGGTTCTGGAGTCGATGGCCAGCGGGAACCGCAGTCGAAACGAGATCGCCCAGGGAGCCGGCATCGAGAGCACCAACACGTCGTACTACTTCGACCGGCTGGAAACCCTCCAGATCATCGAGAAACATCATCCGGCACTCGCCGATCCGGCGCGCAGCAAGCGGACTCGATACAAGATTCGAGATCCCGTATTCCGGTTTTACTTCCGGTATCTCTACGGCCGCGAGGGACAGTACGAACTCTACGGCGAGAACGCCTATGCAGATCTCATCGAACCGGAATTGCCCGACTTCGTCAGCGAAACGTTCGAATCGCTCTGTCACCAGGCAGTGCCGGCGCTCTATGCAGACTACCAGCTCACACAGGTGCCAAGCCAGTGGTGGTACAAGGGCCAGGAAGTAGATGTCGTCGCACCAACTGACGAGTCAACGCTGATCGCTGGCGAAGCGAAATTTACCAACACCCCCCTCGGCTATGACGTGCTCGCGGACCTCGAAGACGACGTGGAGCAAATCGATTGGACACCCACCGGAGGTGGTGAGCCGACGTATGAATTCGCCTTGTTCAGCCGCTCTGGGTTCAAACGCTCCGTCGAGGAAGCTGCAGACGAGCGTGATGATCTCCGGCTATTCGATCTCTCCGATATCGTTGCCATTCTCGAGAGTGGACCCACCCATTAA
- a CDS encoding DUF6610 family protein, giving the protein MALTASTTSNAASEIAAARQADHVAFLHRVPFAFDALGLGFLTGFREDCTYQQQQFKALELPVGMLDNDFRNPDLDRYVERFFEHEPQVGVIGDAYGIDEVDPYVAAAREIQGSYPESDLVIVPKCRGAIHAIPDDLVVGYSRGYADRLAHEFSEPSDWRGRRVHILGGSPPKQLDVIKQFTRPTLTEDPPADIVGLDWNGLHRGAQFGEFWTASGWDDSGRDAEHMTIRKTVRCSLAKVREFWQARGVWPESTTKEDSIEFEYRGPSPSDIESAACTECDVNVWTTERGPFVAEYDTGEICGYCTYDCYFTHRHQNQLEELAGEQSVYFPPA; this is encoded by the coding sequence ATGGCACTCACTGCGAGTACGACCAGCAACGCAGCTAGCGAAATTGCAGCTGCTCGGCAGGCTGACCACGTGGCGTTCCTCCATCGAGTTCCGTTTGCTTTTGACGCTCTCGGACTCGGTTTTCTCACCGGATTTCGGGAGGACTGTACCTACCAACAGCAGCAGTTCAAAGCGTTAGAGTTGCCTGTCGGGATGCTCGATAACGATTTTCGAAATCCAGACCTTGATCGGTACGTCGAGCGCTTTTTTGAGCACGAACCCCAGGTCGGGGTGATTGGTGATGCCTACGGAATCGACGAGGTGGACCCATACGTCGCTGCTGCTCGCGAGATCCAAGGAAGCTACCCAGAATCGGACCTCGTCATCGTCCCCAAATGCCGTGGCGCGATTCACGCGATCCCTGATGACCTCGTCGTCGGGTACTCCCGGGGATACGCCGATCGGCTCGCTCACGAGTTCTCAGAGCCGAGCGATTGGCGTGGTCGTCGCGTCCACATACTTGGAGGGAGTCCGCCGAAACAACTGGACGTCATTAAGCAGTTCACCCGTCCCACACTGACGGAGGATCCACCCGCAGATATCGTCGGCCTCGACTGGAATGGTCTTCACCGTGGCGCACAGTTCGGCGAGTTCTGGACAGCTAGCGGGTGGGACGACAGTGGTCGCGACGCCGAGCACATGACGATCCGAAAAACGGTCCGATGTAGTCTCGCGAAGGTTCGAGAATTCTGGCAGGCACGAGGCGTATGGCCCGAATCGACAACGAAGGAAGACAGCATCGAGTTCGAGTATCGCGGCCCGTCACCGAGTGATATCGAGAGTGCAGCGTGTACTGAGTGCGATGTGAACGTTTGGACGACTGAACGAGGTCCCTTCGTAGCAGAGTACGATACGGGAGAGATCTGTGGGTACTGTACCTACGACTGCTACTTCACGCATCGGCATCAGAACCAGCTCGAAGAGCTAGCCGGCGAACAAAGCGTCTACTTCCCGCCAGCCTGA
- a CDS encoding ArdC-like ssDNA-binding domain-containing protein, producing MATSSDSSVSFEKTDTRHDEMHSTIEEWIDDLVDRVDDAQASEEFQEWLDVQSRFHDYSHRNTLLIKLQHPEATKVAGYNTWRNDFDRHVQEGEQAIWIWAPIITKRCPECENSPSYHEKIGCEYNETSADEWSKGLVGFKPAPVFDVSQTDGEPLPELETAAMGDADDLVPALKGAADELGVTVRIVDADDWDHGDAKGVCKYRSLHDLQPVVEAIARSNQADLAVTLIHEYAHALLHFGIGDEPERAKREVEAEAVAYIVGRYFGLDTSGSAFYLAAWQGDDPEAIQERLGRISSTAQEIIGSLVE from the coding sequence ATGGCTACGAGTAGTGATTCGTCGGTCTCGTTCGAGAAGACCGACACCCGACACGACGAGATGCACAGTACCATCGAAGAGTGGATCGACGACCTCGTCGACCGCGTCGACGATGCACAAGCAAGTGAGGAGTTCCAGGAGTGGTTGGATGTCCAGAGTCGTTTCCACGACTATTCGCACCGAAATACGCTCCTGATCAAGCTCCAGCATCCAGAGGCAACGAAGGTCGCAGGCTACAATACGTGGCGAAACGACTTCGATCGACACGTCCAGGAAGGCGAACAGGCCATCTGGATCTGGGCTCCGATCATCACCAAGCGATGTCCCGAGTGTGAGAATTCGCCCAGCTACCACGAGAAAATCGGCTGTGAGTACAACGAGACGTCGGCGGATGAGTGGTCGAAAGGCCTTGTCGGGTTCAAACCAGCACCAGTCTTCGACGTCTCCCAAACCGACGGAGAACCGCTTCCCGAACTGGAGACTGCAGCGATGGGCGACGCCGACGACCTGGTGCCAGCGCTCAAAGGAGCAGCTGATGAACTCGGTGTGACGGTACGCATTGTCGATGCTGACGACTGGGACCATGGCGACGCGAAGGGAGTCTGTAAGTACCGGAGCCTACACGACCTCCAGCCAGTCGTCGAAGCGATAGCCCGATCGAATCAGGCAGATCTCGCTGTCACGTTGATTCACGAGTACGCCCACGCGTTGCTCCATTTCGGTATCGGGGATGAACCCGAACGGGCAAAACGAGAGGTCGAAGCAGAAGCCGTCGCGTACATTGTCGGTCGGTATTTCGGACTCGACACGAGCGGATCTGCGTTCTATCTCGCTGCGTGGCAAGGCGATGACCCGGAAGCGATTCAAGAGCGCCTCGGTCGAATCAGTTCCACTGCTCAGGAGATCATTGGGTCACTCGTGGAATAA
- a CDS encoding orc1/cdc6 family replication initiation protein: MTNNDSTQTTVDEILNIDEGNSEDGSDIFEKPWLLEIDNVPDANRIVGRDGHITFLAKNLRKMRTNSVPDNVLEWGETGTGKTLVARHVCERLEAATEGTESPIVTAYINPDPISTYTSTFRKIAEQVNAKAESPLDVPYQGLSAEHYRDQKLWPVVQREFSGGLVVIIDEIDKHGEVNEVLYTLSRAQSKDDVDFPVVTIGISNDIEFKGEIESRVQSTLQPEHRTFTPYEEDQLIAILENRRDAFYDGVLDDEVIPTTAELAAEEHGDARRAVRLFRNAGEIADEEGDDVVTAEHVFEADELVEVELFMEMVKGTPLSGKLLLFALTRLDRNNPEKEWFRTSEIHEVYQTVARDVEVEPKGYNRALELLNKHVTTGVLESKKKEGGDQGKFRSYSLQGDVESTRTGLINSTPELQTLMGW; encoded by the coding sequence ATGACAAACAACGATTCCACGCAAACAACCGTCGACGAGATCTTAAATATCGATGAAGGAAATAGCGAAGACGGGTCGGACATTTTTGAGAAACCGTGGTTGCTCGAGATCGATAACGTTCCTGACGCCAATCGGATCGTCGGTCGGGACGGTCACATCACGTTCTTGGCGAAGAATCTCCGGAAAATGCGGACAAATAGCGTCCCGGATAACGTCCTGGAGTGGGGTGAAACCGGGACGGGGAAGACACTAGTTGCCAGACACGTCTGTGAGCGACTCGAGGCAGCAACTGAAGGAACGGAGTCCCCGATCGTTACTGCATACATTAATCCGGATCCCATCTCTACGTATACCTCCACCTTCCGAAAGATCGCAGAGCAGGTGAACGCGAAAGCAGAGAGCCCGCTCGACGTCCCCTATCAGGGCCTCTCAGCAGAACATTATCGGGATCAGAAGTTGTGGCCCGTTGTTCAGAGGGAGTTCTCTGGCGGTCTCGTCGTCATTATCGATGAGATCGACAAGCATGGGGAAGTCAACGAAGTACTCTACACGCTTTCACGGGCACAGTCAAAAGACGACGTTGACTTCCCAGTCGTTACAATCGGAATTTCGAACGACATCGAGTTCAAAGGAGAAATCGAGTCACGGGTTCAATCGACTCTCCAGCCAGAACACCGAACGTTCACGCCGTACGAAGAAGATCAGCTTATCGCAATCCTCGAAAATCGACGAGACGCATTTTACGACGGTGTCCTCGATGACGAGGTGATTCCAACAACAGCTGAACTCGCAGCTGAAGAACACGGTGACGCTCGACGCGCAGTCCGATTGTTCCGGAATGCAGGCGAGATCGCTGATGAAGAAGGCGACGACGTCGTGACAGCGGAGCACGTTTTCGAAGCTGACGAACTCGTTGAAGTTGAGCTCTTTATGGAGATGGTGAAAGGGACTCCGTTGTCGGGAAAGCTACTCCTGTTTGCTCTCACACGTCTTGACCGGAATAACCCGGAGAAAGAATGGTTCCGGACGTCAGAGATTCACGAGGTCTACCAAACAGTAGCACGGGATGTCGAAGTAGAGCCCAAGGGGTACAATCGTGCGCTCGAACTTCTGAACAAGCACGTGACGACTGGAGTTCTCGAATCGAAAAAGAAGGAAGGCGGAGATCAGGGGAAGTTCAGGTCGTATTCGCTCCAAGGAGACGTAGAGAGTACACGAACTGGACTGATTAACTCAACACCGGAACTCCAGACGTTGATGGGATGGTGA
- a CDS encoding type B DNA-directed DNA polymerase: MPFSIDFLDDGRVLEWEATADGAVATERDDYTPRFYVAARDPDADLDLTTLQSVYDQHPDVVATEMVARRPGFRRDEDTVLAVDVAHIDRVTPLARQARQLSDYPVGDLACFNVDFSREFRYCLETGADPTPASELSTLRLSVPVTETSNDVYEKLSVAGDAVTGSPTDILTAVQGALEAHDPDVLVCSTSEIVPTLYEMATDACADDFSLSRWPDVDYQQLASRSTYSSYGRVGHSPARYNVPGRAIIDESNTFFYGETNLDGVLDLVSRSNKPVQELAWASIGNVLTAIQICEAHDRGVLVPWNSWRHEFYKQMGTLHDADRGGFIFAPEVGLHENVHELDFSSLYPNIICTRNVSPDVIRCDCHSDRDDVPGLGYSICDDRGYLVDVLQPIIDARDEIKAAIRRKKERDDPDEDRLAELEGRSGALKWILVACFGYQGFSNAKFGRIECHEAINAFAREILLTAKQRLEAGGWRVVHGIVDSIWVTPHPDVDDEDREDLETLATEITECVEIRLEHEAHYDWVAFVPQHESDAGALTKYFGKVAGDDDFKIRGIEARQRSTPPFIEDVQRDCLDRLDATRSPDAVLGRLERAIDELQAGNVTVERLVERNRVSKPLEGYSQNTQNVAALKRAREQDLAVHPGQDIEYVVVDDEKSSRDRVALAHEAIETYDASYYETQLVRTVESVLLPLGWDRTDIRRRLAETREAELTDFTAARNK; this comes from the coding sequence ATGCCGTTCAGTATCGACTTTCTGGACGACGGCCGCGTCCTGGAGTGGGAGGCAACCGCCGACGGCGCCGTCGCAACCGAGCGCGATGACTACACCCCACGCTTCTACGTCGCTGCTCGCGACCCTGATGCCGACCTCGACCTTACGACGCTCCAATCGGTGTACGACCAGCACCCGGATGTCGTCGCGACCGAGATGGTTGCACGACGGCCGGGCTTTCGACGAGACGAGGATACCGTTCTCGCGGTCGACGTCGCACACATCGACCGCGTCACCCCACTCGCCCGGCAGGCACGCCAGCTGTCGGACTATCCAGTCGGGGATCTCGCCTGTTTCAACGTCGACTTCTCGCGAGAGTTCCGGTACTGTCTGGAGACCGGCGCCGATCCGACGCCGGCGAGCGAACTGTCGACGCTCCGGCTCAGCGTCCCGGTGACCGAAACGAGCAACGACGTCTACGAGAAACTGTCCGTCGCCGGCGACGCCGTCACCGGCTCGCCGACGGATATCCTGACCGCCGTCCAAGGTGCACTCGAAGCGCACGATCCGGATGTCCTGGTCTGCTCAACCAGCGAGATCGTCCCGACGCTGTACGAGATGGCGACGGACGCCTGCGCCGACGACTTCTCGCTGAGTCGGTGGCCGGACGTCGACTACCAGCAGCTTGCGAGCCGGTCGACGTACTCGAGCTACGGCCGCGTCGGTCACTCGCCGGCGCGGTACAACGTGCCCGGCCGGGCGATCATCGACGAGTCGAACACGTTCTTCTACGGAGAGACGAACCTCGACGGCGTCCTCGACCTCGTGTCGCGCTCGAACAAGCCCGTCCAGGAGCTTGCGTGGGCATCGATCGGGAACGTTCTCACGGCGATCCAGATCTGCGAGGCCCACGACCGCGGGGTCCTCGTCCCGTGGAACTCCTGGCGCCACGAGTTCTACAAGCAGATGGGGACGCTCCACGACGCCGACCGTGGCGGATTCATCTTTGCCCCCGAGGTCGGCCTCCATGAGAACGTCCACGAACTCGACTTCTCCTCGTTGTACCCGAATATCATCTGTACCCGGAACGTCTCACCGGACGTCATCCGGTGTGACTGCCACAGCGACCGCGACGACGTCCCCGGCCTCGGATACTCGATCTGCGACGACCGGGGCTACCTCGTCGACGTGCTACAGCCGATCATCGACGCGCGCGACGAGATCAAGGCGGCCATCCGTCGCAAGAAGGAACGAGACGACCCCGACGAGGACCGACTGGCAGAACTCGAGGGGCGGTCGGGAGCGCTGAAGTGGATCCTCGTCGCCTGCTTCGGCTATCAGGGGTTCAGCAACGCGAAATTCGGCCGCATCGAGTGTCACGAGGCGATCAACGCGTTCGCTCGCGAGATACTACTGACGGCGAAACAGCGGCTGGAAGCCGGCGGCTGGCGGGTCGTCCACGGTATCGTCGACTCCATCTGGGTGACCCCCCATCCCGACGTCGACGACGAGGACCGCGAGGACCTCGAGACGCTCGCGACGGAGATTACGGAATGCGTCGAGATTCGGCTCGAACACGAAGCTCACTACGACTGGGTGGCGTTCGTGCCGCAGCACGAGAGCGACGCCGGCGCGTTGACGAAGTACTTCGGGAAGGTCGCCGGCGACGACGATTTCAAGATCAGAGGCATCGAAGCCCGACAGCGCTCAACCCCGCCGTTCATCGAGGACGTCCAGCGGGACTGTCTCGACCGGCTCGATGCCACGCGGTCACCGGACGCGGTGCTCGGGCGTCTCGAACGTGCAATCGACGAACTGCAGGCGGGGAACGTAACAGTAGAGCGGCTCGTCGAGCGGAATCGTGTCTCCAAGCCGCTGGAAGGCTACTCACAGAATACCCAGAACGTGGCCGCCTTGAAGCGAGCCCGCGAGCAGGACCTAGCAGTCCACCCGGGCCAGGATATCGAGTATGTGGTCGTCGACGACGAGAAATCCTCGCGAGACCGGGTCGCCCTCGCCCACGAAGCGATCGAGACCTACGACGCCTCATACTACGAGACGCAACTGGTCAGAACTGTCGAGAGCGTGCTGTTGCCGCTCGGGTGGGATCGTACAGACATTCGACGGAGACTCGCAGAGACACGAGAGGCGGAGCTGACGGATTTCACAGCGGCCCGGAACAAATGA
- a CDS encoding DUF262 domain-containing protein: MSRQVSDYLSEINDHIFLPGLQREFVWNPRQIEELFDSLIRDYPIGAITEWRVRAANISDYNSYNFLRMYVADDYRPPDPVLAEYDLYNQEVEDKEPEILIIDGQQRLNSLYIGVEGGITVYNGGRGKPSDQLQYWEGQRLCVDLFGHPEYDRDDTAGDYEFEFKSTGKFGGTDDTGYSMTGDTRHLWMPVGELWNGGDDGGSGNSTVLEGRALSEVVDEYVDTAELRADNETRYQLRSISMAVARDITSNVLQDDLETDSTNKDRSEIPEIFTRLNMEGSDPKPYQLLLSKLMSYWPYAEEEGERINPREVIQDWIDEFKQKFPEYEQEIDRKLFLRYTAYLVGTDLLRSNLSSIDEDRMDEMRERWLYNEPVVAGRRFEWFRSSLEKAFQTVIESGIRSSVMNTMPIFALLGVFYYQNPDAEVSDANRESVFQFVARALLLNKYYQVLTYGKCRNWMRYLREWEPEPNEPIVFPGEELFESENISPSAEDIRRVVANARYESSPGEPVYTDTDVTAVLGLIEESYTQSTSTSIGDYSVDHIYPKSRAESVSESIGETVDLNRIGNLQLLPHEMNEEIKSDQWPHDWLDDLGNAESERIQRVNQYPDIEPTPENAQAFIQAREEQITDYLIDKYVK; this comes from the coding sequence ATGTCCAGACAGGTCTCGGATTATTTGTCTGAAATAAACGACCATATCTTTCTTCCCGGCCTCCAGCGGGAGTTTGTCTGGAATCCCAGGCAGATTGAGGAACTGTTCGATTCATTGATTCGAGACTATCCAATCGGAGCTATAACTGAATGGAGAGTTCGAGCGGCCAATATCAGCGACTACAACTCGTATAATTTTCTGCGGATGTATGTCGCTGATGACTATCGGCCACCGGATCCAGTTTTGGCAGAATACGACCTCTACAATCAGGAAGTTGAAGACAAAGAACCGGAGATTCTGATCATAGACGGCCAGCAGCGGCTGAACTCACTCTATATCGGTGTCGAGGGCGGGATTACCGTATACAATGGCGGACGAGGGAAGCCCAGTGATCAGCTCCAGTACTGGGAAGGCCAGCGGCTGTGCGTTGACCTATTCGGCCACCCAGAGTACGATCGCGACGATACAGCAGGCGACTACGAGTTTGAGTTCAAATCGACAGGGAAGTTTGGAGGAACGGACGATACCGGCTATTCCATGACTGGCGACACGCGACACCTGTGGATGCCGGTCGGGGAGTTATGGAACGGAGGCGACGACGGGGGCTCCGGGAACTCCACGGTGCTTGAGGGAAGAGCACTTAGCGAAGTCGTCGATGAATACGTGGACACCGCCGAATTGAGGGCGGACAACGAAACCCGCTACCAGCTGCGCAGTATTTCGATGGCCGTCGCGAGAGACATTACGAGCAACGTTCTACAGGACGATCTCGAAACAGACAGTACGAACAAGGATAGGTCTGAAATTCCCGAGATATTCACGAGGCTGAACATGGAGGGCTCTGATCCGAAGCCCTACCAGCTCCTCCTCTCAAAACTAATGAGTTATTGGCCGTACGCGGAAGAGGAGGGGGAGCGAATCAATCCTCGGGAGGTCATCCAAGATTGGATTGACGAATTTAAACAGAAGTTCCCTGAGTATGAGCAAGAAATCGACCGGAAGCTGTTTCTCCGATATACAGCATACCTAGTCGGAACAGACCTCCTCCGCAGCAATCTTAGCAGTATCGATGAAGATAGAATGGACGAGATGCGCGAGCGGTGGCTGTATAATGAGCCCGTCGTCGCCGGACGGCGATTCGAGTGGTTTCGGTCATCGCTCGAGAAGGCTTTCCAGACAGTAATTGAGAGCGGGATTCGGAGCTCGGTTATGAACACGATGCCCATTTTCGCACTACTTGGCGTGTTCTATTACCAGAATCCGGATGCTGAGGTCTCCGACGCGAACCGCGAGAGTGTTTTCCAGTTCGTCGCAAGAGCCCTCTTGCTGAACAAGTACTACCAGGTTCTGACCTACGGCAAGTGCCGCAACTGGATGCGATACCTTCGCGAATGGGAACCAGAACCCAACGAGCCCATCGTTTTCCCAGGAGAGGAGCTATTTGAATCGGAGAACATCAGCCCATCTGCTGAAGATATCCGTCGAGTCGTAGCCAACGCTCGTTACGAGAGCAGCCCAGGAGAGCCTGTATATACTGACACAGATGTCACGGCAGTACTCGGCCTCATTGAGGAATCATATACGCAATCGACGTCCACCAGTATTGGCGACTACTCGGTTGACCACATCTACCCGAAAAGCAGGGCAGAATCCGTATCTGAATCTATTGGAGAGACTGTTGATCTTAATCGAATCGGGAATCTACAGCTGTTGCCACACGAGATGAACGAAGAAATCAAAAGCGACCAGTGGCCCCACGACTGGTTGGACGACCTCGGCAACGCCGAGTCTGAGCGTATTCAACGTGTAAATCAGTATCCCGATATCGAGCCCACCCCGGAGAACGCACAGGCGTTTATCCAGGCTCGCGAAGAGCAGATTACCGACTACTTGATTGACAAATACGTGAAGTGA
- a CDS encoding SOS response-associated peptidase: MCGRNSLFIDQADLEARFDAKVVADGGYTPRYNIAPDDDLHIITNEASDEIDAYHWGLIPFWADEPEEGIINARSETADEKRVFERAWESRPCLVPSSGFYEWKSPNGGSKQPYRIYREDDPAFAMAGLWDVWEGDDETISCVTILTTEPNDLMNSIHGRMPVVLPRDAESDWLAADPDTRKELCQPYPNDDLDAYEISTRVNNPGNDDPQVIESLDHEQSGLGEFSS; the protein is encoded by the coding sequence ATGTGTGGCCGAAACTCGCTCTTCATCGACCAAGCAGACCTCGAGGCCCGCTTCGATGCCAAGGTCGTCGCGGACGGCGGGTACACACCCCGATACAACATCGCGCCTGACGACGACCTACACATCATCACGAACGAGGCCTCCGACGAGATCGACGCCTACCACTGGGGGTTGATTCCGTTCTGGGCGGACGAGCCCGAGGAGGGCATCATCAACGCTCGCTCCGAGACTGCCGACGAGAAACGCGTCTTCGAGCGGGCATGGGAATCACGTCCCTGCCTCGTCCCCTCGTCAGGGTTCTACGAGTGGAAATCACCGAACGGCGGGTCGAAACAGCCCTACCGGATTTACCGCGAAGACGACCCTGCCTTCGCGATGGCCGGGCTCTGGGACGTCTGGGAGGGCGACGACGAGACGATCTCGTGCGTCACAATTCTGACGACGGAGCCGAACGACTTGATGAACTCCATCCACGGTCGGATGCCGGTCGTCCTCCCGAGGGACGCCGAATCGGACTGGCTCGCCGCGGATCCGGATACCCGCAAGGAACTGTGCCAGCCGTATCCGAATGACGATCTAGACGCCTACGAGATCTCAACGCGGGTCAATAACCCCGGAAACGACGATCCCCAAGTCATTGAGTCGCTGGACCACGAGCAATCGGGCCTCGGCGAGTTCAGTTCCTGA